The Arvicola amphibius chromosome 11, mArvAmp1.2, whole genome shotgun sequence genome has a segment encoding these proteins:
- the Zfand1 gene encoding AN1-type zinc finger protein 1 isoform X3: MTATQKLVKDIIDSKSGGAVSTGRKGAKSSGTAAKVALMKLKMHADGDKSLPQTERIYFQVYLPKGSKEKSKAMFFCLRWSIGKVVDFAASLANLRNENNKLMAKKLRLCHVPSGEALPLDHTLETWITKEDCPLHNGGNVILEYLNDEEKFLKNVDSYLE; this comes from the exons ACTCCAAGTCAGGAGGGGCAGTGAGTACAGGCCGGAAGGGCGCAAAGAGCAGCGGGACAGCCGCGAAGGTGGCCCTGATGAAGCTGAAGATGCATGCTGACGGGGACAAGTCGCTGCCACAG acagagagaatttACTTTCAGGTTTACTTACcaaaggggagcaaagaaaagagcaaagcCATGTTCTTCTGCCTCCGATGGAGCATTGGGAAGGTGGTGGACTTCGCAGCCTCTCTAGCCAATCTTAGAAACGAGAACAACAAGCTGATGGCAAAG AAGCTGCGGCTGTGTCACGTCCCTTCAGGAGAAGCCTTGCCCTTGGATCATACTTTGGAAACATGGATCACTAAGGAGGATTGCCCTTTACATAATGGAGGAAATGTTATTTTGGAGTATCTTAATGATGaagagaagtttttaaaaaacgtTGATTCTTACTTGGAATAG